Proteins from a single region of Candidatus Saccharibacteria bacterium:
- a CDS encoding DUF475 domain-containing protein — translation MSGLLHPHSPFRIFAISGIISITVLSLVYFNLGWQAAFVALMLVIIELTFSFDNAIINARVLMKMSPFWQKMFMTVGIFIAVFGMRIVFPILIVMFSSGLPWDQVIGLAFNDPDHYAEVLHDAHPSIASFGGMFLLMLALHFFFDVTREVQWFSKIEKPMQAIGRKWLHALVCTMLLLLIVLHPANEHPQEVLTAGLIGIGMYLLIHGASELFTMQHAKAEKKAGRKILQQTGMAAFASFIYLEVLDASFSFDGVIGAFAVTKDVILIAAGLGIGALWVRSLTLFIVRREVLNTYRYLEHAAHYVIAALACTLLLGLFWEIPETMVGVLGMGMIALAISHSIRENKKDAAASQ, via the coding sequence ATGTCAGGTCTTCTTCACCCACACTCACCGTTCCGTATTTTTGCCATATCTGGAATCATAAGTATCACAGTGCTTTCACTGGTGTACTTCAACTTGGGGTGGCAGGCGGCGTTCGTTGCCCTTATGCTCGTTATTATCGAGCTGACGTTTAGCTTTGATAACGCGATTATCAACGCCCGCGTGCTTATGAAAATGAGTCCGTTCTGGCAAAAAATGTTCATGACCGTGGGTATTTTTATTGCGGTGTTCGGTATGCGAATCGTCTTCCCTATTTTAATTGTTATGTTCAGTTCGGGTCTTCCATGGGATCAAGTGATTGGCCTTGCGTTTAACGACCCCGATCATTATGCCGAGGTGCTTCACGACGCCCACCCAAGTATCGCCTCGTTCGGCGGCATGTTCCTTCTTATGCTCGCGCTTCACTTCTTCTTCGATGTGACTCGTGAGGTGCAGTGGTTCTCTAAAATCGAAAAGCCGATGCAGGCGATTGGCCGCAAGTGGCTGCACGCTTTAGTATGTACAATGCTTCTTCTATTGATTGTTCTTCACCCTGCAAACGAGCACCCACAAGAGGTCTTAACCGCGGGTCTTATAGGTATCGGTATGTACCTGCTTATTCACGGCGCGTCAGAACTGTTCACTATGCAGCACGCTAAGGCAGAGAAAAAGGCTGGCCGCAAGATTTTGCAGCAAACTGGCATGGCTGCGTTCGCATCGTTTATCTACCTAGAAGTACTCGATGCAAGCTTTAGTTTTGATGGCGTTATTGGCGCGTTTGCGGTAACGAAAGACGTTATTCTTATTGCCGCTGGTCTTGGTATCGGTGCCCTTTGGGTGCGCTCGCTGACGCTCTTTATCGTGAGGCGCGAGGTGCTTAATACGTATCGGTACCTCGAACATGCCGCCCACTACGTTATTGCGGCGCTTGCGTGTACGCTACTACTTGGGCTATTCTGGGAGATTCCCGAAACGATGGTTGGTGTTCTGGGTATGGGTATGATTGCTCTCGCTATTTCTCACTCGATTCGTGAAAACAAAAAAGATGCCGCTGCGTCGCAGTAG
- a CDS encoding PKD domain-containing protein, which produces MKKFYMSLTGLAVALSGILFFTYMGATSNAALPRDCESNSIIYCGGITPSELADRYNANKTGDLDNIYKAYGLSAYDMTHAGTVAKMGAVHKDGRVTVGDKTVATDARSIGRHFKSGSTTKMIDGQKYYERAPANSFASNSIVAYVFFDANGDFKAAVLTSCGNPVTAKKPVYKCDSLTKDKISRNEYSFTSKATAKDGASIVSYNYDFGDGKMTNGAGASIKHTYDKAGTYTVKMSVNIKVHGTAKTITGPQCEVKVVVEEPAYSCDLLTYKKISRTEYEFTGKATAENGATIVDYTFDYGDASSETVTNPTNVPHTYANAGNYTIKMSVKVKVDGQEKTVTGPKCEVKVTVTPPEECKPGIPVGDKRCETPEECKPGIPVGDARCEECKPGIPKGDKRCETTPAELPKTGPADFIGGALGLGSMVAAGYYYFASRRSLLSELLNR; this is translated from the coding sequence GTGAAGAAATTTTATATGTCATTGACAGGATTGGCCGTTGCATTAAGCGGAATTCTGTTTTTCACGTACATGGGAGCGACTTCGAACGCCGCTCTACCCCGCGACTGCGAGAGTAACTCGATCATCTACTGTGGTGGTATTACACCCAGCGAGCTGGCTGATCGCTATAACGCAAACAAAACCGGCGACCTAGATAATATCTACAAGGCGTACGGTTTAAGCGCATACGACATGACTCATGCCGGTACAGTTGCCAAAATGGGAGCAGTACACAAAGACGGCCGCGTGACCGTTGGCGATAAAACAGTCGCAACCGACGCTCGCAGTATCGGTCGTCACTTCAAATCTGGCAGTACGACCAAAATGATCGACGGACAGAAATATTACGAGCGAGCGCCTGCGAACTCATTTGCAAGCAACTCAATCGTCGCGTATGTTTTCTTCGACGCGAACGGTGATTTTAAAGCAGCAGTGCTTACCTCTTGTGGTAACCCTGTGACTGCTAAAAAGCCTGTCTACAAATGTGACAGCCTAACAAAAGACAAGATTTCACGAAACGAGTACAGCTTTACGTCTAAGGCAACAGCCAAAGACGGCGCATCAATCGTTAGCTACAACTACGACTTTGGTGATGGCAAAATGACTAACGGTGCCGGTGCCTCGATCAAGCACACCTACGACAAAGCTGGTACATATACGGTAAAAATGTCTGTAAACATAAAGGTTCATGGAACGGCAAAAACTATTACCGGACCACAGTGTGAAGTAAAGGTTGTCGTAGAGGAACCTGCCTATAGTTGTGATCTGCTAACCTACAAAAAGATTAGCCGTACCGAGTACGAATTTACCGGAAAAGCTACTGCCGAAAACGGTGCGACAATTGTTGACTATACATTTGATTACGGTGACGCATCAAGCGAAACAGTAACAAACCCAACTAACGTTCCTCACACCTACGCAAACGCTGGCAACTATACAATTAAAATGTCGGTAAAAGTAAAGGTTGATGGACAAGAAAAGACCGTTACTGGTCCGAAATGTGAAGTAAAAGTAACCGTTACTCCACCAGAAGAGTGTAAGCCTGGTATTCCAGTTGGCGACAAGCGCTGTGAAACTCCAGAAGAATGTAAGCCAGGAATCCCTGTAGGTGACGCACGCTGTGAAGAGTGTAAGCCTGGTATTCCAAAAGGCGACAAGCGCTGTGAAACAACGCCTGCCGAACTTCCAAAGACTGGTCCTGCCGACTTTATCGGTGGCGCACTAGGCCTTGGGTCAATGGTCGCAGCTGGCTACTACTACTTTGCTAGTCGCCGCAGCCTACTCTCTGAGCTGCTCAACCGTTAA
- a CDS encoding AAA family ATPase, giving the protein MKSLSLSKPHLIIMVGVPGSGRTFFAEKFAETFRAPYVSREKIVSLTKNDTDVVDSLAQHQLDELLKTQQPIIIEGMSDTRAERLELARKARANGYEALIVWVQTDPITAKNRFIKDAKLKKIKVSAEDYDKAVKRFSPPLAIEKPVVISGKHTYATQAKVVLKKLSTPRAQISTHPTPPVRAESSGGRRNITIR; this is encoded by the coding sequence ATGAAATCATTGAGTCTCAGCAAACCGCATTTGATTATCATGGTGGGCGTTCCGGGTAGCGGCCGAACTTTTTTTGCTGAAAAATTCGCTGAAACGTTTCGCGCTCCTTATGTTAGCCGCGAAAAGATAGTCTCGTTGACTAAAAACGATACCGATGTCGTCGACTCACTAGCGCAACACCAACTAGATGAATTACTAAAAACTCAACAGCCTATTATTATCGAAGGAATGTCCGACACGCGAGCCGAAAGACTTGAACTGGCACGCAAAGCACGAGCAAACGGTTACGAAGCACTTATCGTATGGGTTCAAACCGATCCTATTACGGCAAAAAACCGATTCATAAAAGATGCCAAGTTGAAAAAGATTAAAGTTTCGGCAGAAGATTACGATAAGGCCGTTAAACGATTCTCACCTCCACTTGCGATTGAAAAGCCTGTGGTTATAAGCGGCAAGCACACCTACGCAACCCAGGCAAAGGTCGTACTCAAAAAATTATCTACTCCGCGTGCACAAATATCCACGCACCCAACACCTCCAGTCCGCGCCGAATCATCGGGCGGTCGACGCAATATTACTATCCGATAG
- a CDS encoding M48 family metallopeptidase: protein MATVSDEEFGTITLRRSARASHVRIRVAPDGRLRASLPLYAPAFLVKRLVRSSREQIRAMLAEQHEDMVFEDGMQIGKSHSLIVRATSRDTAEAKRHGRQIIVQLPAATTLRDPKVVRIVRDVVIEALRIEAKSYLPKRLAFLAEKNDLMYQKVRFSHASGRWGSCSSNGTISLNIALMKLPFEQIDYVLIHELSHTVHMNHSQEFWSLVESADPDYKIHRRALKKESPSI, encoded by the coding sequence TTGGCCACGGTAAGCGATGAAGAATTTGGCACAATCACTTTGCGGCGAAGCGCACGCGCCTCGCACGTTCGTATTCGCGTTGCACCAGATGGTCGCCTGCGAGCATCTCTGCCGTTATACGCCCCAGCTTTCTTGGTAAAAAGGCTCGTTCGCTCATCGCGCGAACAGATTCGGGCAATGCTTGCCGAACAGCACGAGGACATGGTATTTGAAGACGGTATGCAGATCGGCAAAAGCCATTCGCTTATCGTTCGTGCGACATCACGCGATACCGCCGAGGCAAAGCGCCACGGCAGGCAAATAATCGTTCAGTTGCCAGCAGCAACAACCCTTCGAGACCCTAAAGTGGTGCGAATTGTTCGCGACGTTGTTATAGAAGCACTTCGTATCGAAGCAAAGAGTTATCTTCCTAAGCGCCTTGCGTTTCTTGCTGAAAAAAACGACCTTATGTATCAAAAGGTTCGCTTTTCGCATGCTAGCGGCCGATGGGGAAGTTGTAGTAGCAACGGCACTATTAGTCTTAATATCGCCCTTATGAAGCTGCCGTTCGAGCAGATTGACTACGTACTGATACACGAGCTAAGTCATACTGTTCATATGAATCACTCGCAAGAATTTTGGAGTCTTGTTGAATCTGCCGATCCCGACTATAAAATTCACCGGCGTGCGCTAAAAAAAGAGAGCCCCTCTATTTAA
- a CDS encoding glycosyltransferase family 2 protein — protein MSIVIFVSTVLTALLIAMSIRLHRAFGRYKIKKRYSAAITAPSVTVCIPARNETHAMAQCIERVLASDYKKLEIIVLDDSSSDDTSILIRSFAHAGVRFIAGESLPEGWLGKNYALETLAREASGTYVMFIDVDTAIKPTTISEIVGYAMTESAEMVSVIPARNDSWRVSVLFGHLRYFWELLLARPSSPAVSGAFWMIKREALMDRLGGFSPFKLNISPETTFASKLRPAYRCLLSTAELGVTYEKKWSSQVETSRRLAFPMTGGTWWQGALGLLALTTLNLPTFTVLSSVFYGWTIVQIAGLWFTFAFMGLYASYTQRIWRTRWWLGGFMWPAVILQELVLFVVSIWGYATHTITWKDRPVTVGATVASPIIKQ, from the coding sequence ATGTCTATAGTTATTTTTGTTTCGACAGTTCTTACTGCGCTACTAATAGCGATGTCCATTCGACTGCATCGTGCTTTTGGGCGTTACAAAATCAAAAAACGTTACTCTGCTGCAATTACGGCGCCTAGCGTCACGGTGTGTATTCCTGCCCGAAACGAAACTCACGCAATGGCACAGTGTATCGAGCGCGTTCTTGCAAGCGATTATAAAAAGCTCGAGATTATCGTGCTCGACGACAGCTCATCGGACGATACGTCGATCTTGATCCGCTCGTTTGCGCATGCCGGTGTTCGTTTTATTGCCGGAGAATCTTTGCCAGAAGGTTGGCTAGGAAAAAACTATGCACTCGAGACACTTGCGCGTGAAGCAAGCGGAACCTACGTTATGTTTATTGATGTCGATACAGCCATAAAGCCAACGACTATCAGTGAAATCGTGGGATATGCCATGACCGAGAGCGCCGAGATGGTGTCTGTTATTCCTGCCCGCAACGATTCTTGGCGTGTGAGCGTTCTTTTTGGACATCTGCGATATTTTTGGGAACTGCTACTTGCTCGGCCTTCCTCGCCCGCTGTGTCTGGTGCGTTTTGGATGATAAAGCGAGAAGCACTTATGGATCGGCTTGGTGGTTTTTCGCCTTTTAAGCTAAATATTTCGCCAGAAACTACCTTTGCCAGCAAGCTTCGCCCGGCATACCGATGCTTGCTCTCGACAGCAGAGCTGGGCGTTACCTACGAGAAAAAATGGTCATCGCAGGTTGAAACAAGCCGCCGACTCGCCTTTCCTATGACTGGCGGAACGTGGTGGCAAGGCGCGCTTGGTTTACTTGCCCTTACGACATTAAACCTACCAACATTCACGGTTTTAAGCAGTGTGTTTTATGGTTGGACCATTGTGCAGATTGCTGGACTTTGGTTCACGTTTGCATTCATGGGGCTCTATGCTAGCTATACGCAGCGTATTTGGCGAACGAGGTGGTGGCTTGGTGGCTTTATGTGGCCGGCTGTTATTCTTCAGGAACTTGTATTATTTGTGGTTAGTATATGGGGATACGCAACGCATACGATTACGTGGAAAGATCGTCCAGTTACTGTTGGCGCCACGGTTGCAAGCCCTATCATTAAGCAGTAG
- the secE gene encoding preprotein translocase subunit SecE, whose amino-acid sequence MATKDKKPTTKTKAATTKVTRIKATDASAKPAKKPTVKADPTPVVADKPARRNPLRATGDYFKGAWYELRQVRWPNRKATWSLTGAMLVFTAFFVVLILLLDALFKYLFELILG is encoded by the coding sequence TTGGCAACCAAGGATAAAAAACCAACGACCAAAACAAAGGCAGCCACAACAAAAGTGACTCGTATTAAAGCAACCGATGCTTCTGCGAAACCAGCCAAAAAACCGACGGTCAAGGCAGATCCAACACCCGTTGTCGCAGATAAGCCTGCGCGCCGCAACCCACTGCGTGCAACTGGCGACTACTTCAAGGGCGCGTGGTACGAACTTCGACAAGTACGTTGGCCAAACCGCAAAGCGACATGGAGCCTCACCGGAGCAATGCTTGTATTTACTGCATTCTTCGTTGTTCTCATTTTGCTGCTTGATGCATTGTTTAAATACTTATTTGAATTAATCTTAGGATAA
- the nusG gene encoding transcription termination/antitermination protein NusG, protein MSQNRYDSTRQWYAIHTYSGYEEKVADSIRQRINAVDMADKIFDVMVPKEKQIEIKNGKRKVVEKKIFQGYALVEMKLTDETWYIVRNTPGVTGFVGSGTEPTPVSDNEISKIKKRMGVDDPKHQIDFKEGEVVSITDGPFKGFDGAISEIDTQKGKIKVMVSMFGRDTPVELDALQVRKV, encoded by the coding sequence ATGTCACAAAACCGATACGACTCAACGCGCCAATGGTACGCCATTCACACTTACAGCGGCTACGAAGAAAAAGTTGCCGATAGTATTCGCCAGCGCATTAATGCCGTCGACATGGCCGACAAGATTTTCGATGTCATGGTGCCAAAAGAAAAGCAGATCGAAATCAAAAACGGCAAACGCAAAGTCGTAGAGAAGAAGATCTTCCAAGGCTATGCTCTTGTTGAAATGAAACTTACCGACGAAACATGGTACATTGTTCGTAACACTCCAGGCGTTACTGGATTTGTTGGTAGCGGCACCGAACCAACTCCTGTTTCCGACAACGAAATCAGCAAGATCAAAAAGCGCATGGGCGTTGATGATCCAAAGCACCAGATCGACTTCAAGGAAGGCGAGGTTGTTTCAATCACCGATGGTCCATTCAAAGGTTTTGATGGCGCGATTTCAGAAATCGACACGCAAAAAGGCAAGATCAAAGTTATGGTCAGCATGTTCGGCCGTGACACTCCTGTAGAGCTCGACGCGCTACAAGTACGAAAAGTTTAG
- a CDS encoding 2,3-diphosphoglycerate-dependent phosphoglycerate mutase — protein MMAYLVLVRHGQSEWNLLGQWTGLTDVELTDEGRAEARRAGKTLEDINLHKAYTSQLRRAKHTLDEIVEHLDRHDLERAEHAELNERDYGELTGKNKWQVKEEYGEEKFMQWRRSWDHPVPGGETLKDVSGRVLPFYEEHILRDLKDGRNVIVAAHGNSLRALMKHLEKIEDDKSHEVEIMTGEVLVYEISEDGDLIKKEIRLTNSNKV, from the coding sequence ATAATGGCCTACCTAGTACTTGTTCGTCATGGTCAGTCCGAATGGAACCTCCTCGGTCAGTGGACTGGCCTTACAGATGTAGAACTTACCGATGAGGGCCGCGCCGAAGCTCGCCGTGCGGGCAAAACACTAGAAGACATCAATCTTCACAAGGCGTACACCTCGCAGCTGCGGCGGGCTAAACACACGCTCGACGAAATCGTTGAGCACCTTGATCGCCACGACCTAGAACGAGCCGAGCATGCCGAGCTAAATGAGCGCGACTACGGCGAACTGACCGGCAAGAACAAATGGCAGGTTAAAGAAGAGTATGGCGAAGAAAAGTTTATGCAGTGGCGCCGTAGTTGGGATCATCCTGTTCCTGGCGGTGAAACGCTAAAAGACGTTTCGGGGCGAGTGTTGCCTTTTTATGAAGAGCATATCCTTCGCGATCTTAAGGATGGCCGCAATGTTATTGTAGCTGCGCATGGCAATTCGCTTCGTGCACTCATGAAACATCTCGAGAAAATTGAAGACGACAAATCTCACGAGGTGGAGATTATGACAGGTGAAGTCTTGGTATACGAGATTAGCGAAGACGGCGACCTAATAAAAAAAGAAATTCGCTTAACGAACAGTAATAAAGTTTAA
- the eno gene encoding phosphopyruvate hydratase, giving the protein MDIARIHARQIIDSRGNPTVEADVILSDGTLGRAAVPSGASTGSNEAVELRDGGKDFGGKAVMKAVTNVNTTIAQALVGLDATDQRMIDQKLIDLDGTPNKGNLGANAILAVSLAVAKAAATAQKAPLYKYFRSLSSESPNLSLPVPMMNIINGGKHAAGSTDIQEFMIMPVGAATFSDAIRMGAEIFHALAKVLKEKGYGTTVGDEGGYAPHVKNGNAEALELISIAVDRAGYKLGEDVVLALDVAASELYENGKYTLATENRSLTSDEMVDWLVELAGKYPIASIEDGLAEDDWAAWTKLVERLGDTVQVVGDDLLVTNVSFLKRGITEKAANSILIKLNQIGTLSETIDAVKMAHDAGWTAVISHRSGETEDTTIAHLVVGLATGQIKTGSMSRTDRVAKYNELLRIEEELAGGAVYAGQSALGVK; this is encoded by the coding sequence ATGGATATTGCACGAATTCACGCCCGACAAATTATCGACTCTCGCGGTAACCCAACGGTTGAAGCTGACGTTATTTTAAGCGACGGTACATTGGGTCGTGCTGCGGTGCCATCGGGCGCATCGACCGGCAGTAACGAGGCCGTAGAGCTTCGTGATGGCGGCAAAGATTTTGGCGGCAAGGCAGTTATGAAAGCTGTTACTAATGTTAATACCACAATTGCGCAGGCTCTTGTAGGACTTGACGCGACAGATCAGCGAATGATCGACCAAAAGCTTATCGATTTGGATGGCACGCCGAATAAGGGTAACTTGGGCGCAAATGCAATTCTTGCGGTGTCATTAGCTGTTGCCAAGGCTGCAGCTACTGCGCAAAAAGCGCCACTTTACAAATACTTCCGAAGCCTCTCTTCCGAGTCGCCAAACCTTTCTCTTCCTGTCCCTATGATGAATATCATCAACGGCGGTAAGCACGCAGCAGGATCTACCGACATTCAAGAGTTTATGATCATGCCTGTTGGCGCGGCGACATTTTCTGATGCTATTCGTATGGGCGCCGAGATCTTTCATGCGCTTGCCAAGGTGTTAAAAGAAAAGGGCTACGGCACGACTGTTGGCGACGAAGGTGGATATGCGCCACACGTTAAAAACGGCAACGCGGAGGCACTAGAGCTTATTAGCATTGCTGTCGATAGGGCTGGCTACAAGTTGGGCGAAGACGTTGTGTTGGCGCTTGACGTTGCCGCCAGCGAACTTTACGAAAACGGCAAGTATACGCTGGCTACCGAAAACCGTAGCCTCACGTCCGATGAAATGGTCGACTGGCTGGTTGAACTTGCGGGTAAATACCCTATTGCGTCGATCGAAGACGGTCTTGCCGAGGACGACTGGGCGGCATGGACGAAGCTTGTCGAACGTCTGGGTGATACGGTACAAGTAGTAGGCGATGATCTTTTGGTGACAAACGTCAGCTTCTTAAAGCGTGGCATTACCGAAAAAGCAGCGAACTCAATCCTTATCAAGCTCAACCAAATCGGAACGCTAAGCGAAACGATTGATGCCGTAAAAATGGCGCACGATGCGGGTTGGACGGCGGTTATCTCACATCGTTCTGGCGAAACCGAGGATACGACGATTGCTCACCTTGTTGTTGGGCTTGCGACAGGCCAAATAAAAACCGGATCAATGAGTCGAACTGACCGCGTAGCGAAATACAACGAACTGCTTCGGATTGAAGAAGAGTTGGCTGGGGGCGCAGTATACGCTGGTCAGAGCGCGCTAGGGGTTAAATAA
- a CDS encoding 50S ribosomal protein L11 encodes MAKKVIGNLKLRIPAGRATAGPPVGSTLGQWGLNMMDFINPFNEATKGDMGKDVIVHIQVFEDRTFAWKSLGQPVDDAIRAAIGIKKGSGKPHSEKVGKITRAQLEAIAEEKKDQLNAIDMEGRVKTIAGTARSMGVEIAE; translated from the coding sequence ATGGCAAAAAAAGTAATCGGTAACCTAAAACTCCGAATCCCAGCTGGCCGCGCAACTGCAGGTCCTCCAGTGGGTTCAACACTTGGTCAGTGGGGCTTGAACATGATGGATTTCATTAACCCGTTCAACGAAGCTACTAAGGGTGACATGGGTAAGGACGTTATCGTTCACATTCAGGTCTTCGAAGACCGAACATTCGCATGGAAATCTCTTGGCCAGCCAGTAGACGACGCTATCCGCGCCGCTATCGGTATCAAAAAGGGAAGCGGCAAGCCGCACAGCGAAAAAGTTGGTAAAATCACTCGCGCACAGCTTGAAGCTATCGCCGAGGAGAAAAAAGACCAGCTAAACGCAATCGACATGGAAGGCCGCGTTAAAACAATCGCCGGTACTGCACGTTCGATGGGCGTTGAAATCGCCGAATAA
- a CDS encoding Ku protein, whose protein sequence is MRALWSGSISFGLVNIPVRLYSGVNPHEGIDLDMLHKDDHSPIRYARICRKDGEEVPWNDIVKGYEYRDGDYVVLTKKDMDSLDSEKTETIDIQHFVDENDIDIRYFEHPYYLEPVKGGDKAYALLHAALDQSGKVALAKFVIRQREHLGVVKPVGRALVLNQMRFPTDLREATDLKFPREDAVTKEEVKVALKFISQETKRFIPEDYKDTFTEELEDLIEAKTKGKKPAKHSAKHAEGTSKDLMAALKASLKE, encoded by the coding sequence ATGCGTGCTTTATGGAGTGGATCAATCAGTTTTGGGCTTGTTAATATTCCTGTTCGTCTTTATAGCGGAGTTAATCCGCACGAGGGTATCGATCTTGATATGCTCCACAAAGACGATCATTCACCAATTCGCTATGCCCGGATTTGCCGAAAAGACGGCGAGGAAGTGCCGTGGAACGACATAGTAAAAGGCTATGAATACCGCGACGGCGATTACGTCGTCCTCACCAAAAAGGACATGGACAGTCTAGACAGCGAAAAAACCGAAACGATAGATATTCAACATTTCGTTGACGAAAACGATATCGATATCCGCTATTTTGAGCATCCTTACTATCTAGAGCCTGTAAAGGGCGGCGATAAGGCCTACGCGCTACTCCACGCAGCGCTCGACCAATCTGGCAAAGTGGCGCTCGCCAAGTTTGTTATTCGCCAGCGTGAACACCTGGGTGTTGTTAAACCCGTTGGCCGCGCACTCGTTCTTAATCAAATGCGATTTCCAACCGATCTTCGTGAAGCAACGGATCTTAAATTTCCACGCGAAGATGCCGTAACAAAAGAAGAAGTAAAAGTTGCCCTGAAGTTTATCTCGCAGGAAACAAAGCGTTTTATTCCCGAAGACTACAAAGATACGTTCACCGAAGAGCTTGAAGATCTTATCGAAGCAAAAACAAAGGGTAAAAAGCCCGCAAAGCATTCGGCAAAACACGCCGAGGGCACCTCGAAAGATCTTATGGCCGCGCTAAAAGCCAGCCTAAAGGAATAG